Proteins encoded in a region of the Quercus lobata isolate SW786 chromosome 8, ValleyOak3.0 Primary Assembly, whole genome shotgun sequence genome:
- the LOC115958349 gene encoding uncharacterized protein LOC115958349, producing MDTRVSTQLKSQSKQVGYEEKTAAVHDEMKRMNRLPANSTYATHRLRVLNKILQLMSIQFRYWKKFHKECMYNLRESQIIFVKVQRSLHSPKEAGSSISSLVLQRELWHRIRSWSCFLLGYLCEPTCLE from the exons ATGGACACCAGAGTTAGTACTCAGTTAAAAAGTCAGTCGAAGCAAGTGGGTTATGAAGAGAAGACGGCTGCAGTTCATGACGAAATGAAGAGAATGAACCGACTTCCTGCCAACAGCACTTATGCTACTCATCGCTTGCGGGTTCTTAATAAGATACTGCAACTTATGTCCATTCAG TTCAGATATTGGAAAAAGTTTCATAAGGAATGCATGTACAATCTTAGAGAGTCGCAGATTATATTTGTGAAAGTTCAAAGGTCATTGCATAGCCCCAAGGAAGCAGGGTCATCAATCTCAAGCTTAGTGCTGCAAAG AGAACTGTGGCACAGGATCAGGAGTTGGAGTTGCTTTTTGCTGGGCTATCTCTGTGAACCAACCTGTCTAG AATGA